A genomic region of Nostoc sp. UHCC 0702 contains the following coding sequences:
- a CDS encoding transcriptional repressor, whose protein sequence is MQQQANAIVQTLKSKGLRVTPQRFAVYANLLSRGDHPTVEQILTDLNKDFPVSSQATIYSSLQALREVGLVREVLLEEGVSRYDAHVEPHHHFCCRQCGAIEDIAWDTFECIQLNSLRPGLRGESYEVTVQGLCDRCNNK, encoded by the coding sequence ATGCAGCAACAAGCAAACGCAATTGTTCAAACCTTAAAATCTAAGGGTTTGAGGGTGACTCCTCAGCGGTTTGCAGTCTATGCAAATTTGTTATCTCGTGGAGATCACCCTACAGTTGAGCAAATCTTGACCGATCTCAACAAAGATTTTCCAGTTTCATCTCAGGCGACAATTTATAGTTCTTTACAAGCTCTTAGAGAAGTCGGTCTTGTGCGAGAAGTACTGTTAGAGGAAGGCGTTTCTCGCTATGACGCCCATGTTGAACCTCATCATCACTTCTGTTGTCGCCAATGCGGTGCAATTGAAGATATCGCTTGGGATACTTTTGAGTGTATACAGCTTAACAGTCTGCGTCCTGGTTTGCGTGGCGAATCCTATGAAGTAACGGTTCAGGGATTATGCGATCGCTGCAATAATAAGTAA
- a CDS encoding response regulator, with protein MAGEVIKVLLVEDNPGDVLLLQEFLKEVTTARVELQPVEQLSEALECLVNDSFDVMLLDLSLPDSQGMETFVRATHQAKATPIIVLTGIDDETLALRAMQEGAQDYLVKGQVTGDLLVRSMRYAIERQRVENALRRSEERFRVAFKNSPIFVFNQDKELRYTWVYNSISGWTAEEMLGKHDFDLMPAKDAQRLSAIKHSVLTSGIGTREEVSITTPQGTRYYDLTVEPLRNELAEIVGITCASIDISERQAALRDRQLAQEKISEQAALLDITTDAIYVRDLENQILYWNKGAENLYGWKAHEAWGKNASELLYNESSPEIEAGLLNVITKGKWQGELTKTTKTGREVLVSSRWSLVCNAWGKPKSILTVDTDITEKKHLEAQLFRAQRLESIGTLASGIAHDLNNILTPILAGAQLLPLKFPDADERTLHLLEILEINAKRGADLVKQVLSFARGVEGKHITLQIKHLIVEVAKILKETFPKFIEVAVDIPHELWMVSGDSTQLHQVLMNLCVNARDAMPHGGKLIIAAQNLFIDENYARMNLEASVGPYVVMSVSDTGVGISGEIFDRIFEPFFTTKPVGQGTGLGLSTVIGIIKSHRGFVDVVSEVGRGTCFKVYLPAVGGMETPNTQDLSPHTGHGELILVVEDEPSIQDITKTSLETHQYQILIAGDGIEAIGLYAKHAQEISAVLIDLMLPLLDGLTVIRTLKKINPEVKIVATSGLMSREKLGAVDDIGVTTFLPKPYTVNELLLALQKVLNYEAQG; from the coding sequence ATGGCAGGTGAAGTTATTAAAGTTTTATTAGTTGAAGACAACCCTGGTGATGTCTTGTTATTGCAAGAGTTTTTAAAGGAGGTAACTACAGCTAGGGTAGAGTTACAGCCAGTTGAGCAGCTGAGCGAGGCCCTGGAATGCCTAGTTAACGATAGCTTTGATGTGATGCTGTTAGACCTTTCATTGCCTGATAGCCAGGGAATGGAAACCTTTGTTAGAGCGACTCATCAAGCAAAAGCAACTCCTATTATTGTGCTGACGGGTATAGATGATGAAACTTTGGCGTTGCGGGCAATGCAGGAAGGAGCGCAAGATTATTTAGTCAAAGGACAAGTAACTGGGGATTTGCTGGTGCGTTCTATGCGTTATGCCATTGAGCGTCAACGGGTAGAAAATGCACTACGACGAAGTGAAGAGCGATTTCGAGTTGCTTTCAAAAACTCTCCGATTTTTGTTTTCAACCAGGATAAAGAGTTACGTTACACCTGGGTTTATAATTCGATTTCTGGTTGGACAGCTGAAGAAATGTTAGGCAAACATGACTTTGATCTGATGCCAGCCAAAGATGCCCAGCGCCTGAGCGCCATTAAACATAGTGTACTGACTAGTGGTATTGGTACTAGAGAGGAAGTATCTATCACTACTCCTCAAGGAACTCGATATTATGATTTGACTGTTGAGCCATTACGGAATGAGTTAGCAGAAATTGTTGGTATTACCTGCGCTAGTATTGACATTAGCGAACGCCAAGCAGCATTACGCGATCGCCAGCTGGCTCAAGAAAAAATCAGTGAACAAGCAGCATTATTAGATATCACCACTGATGCTATTTACGTCCGCGATTTAGAAAATCAAATTCTATATTGGAATAAAGGCGCAGAAAATCTTTACGGTTGGAAGGCTCACGAGGCTTGGGGCAAAAATGCCAGCGAGTTGTTATATAATGAATCCTCTCCAGAAATTGAAGCGGGTTTGTTGAATGTAATCACCAAAGGTAAGTGGCAGGGGGAGTTAACTAAAACTACTAAAACTGGCAGGGAAGTTTTAGTTTCTAGCCGTTGGAGTTTGGTATGCAACGCATGGGGTAAGCCTAAGTCAATTCTGACTGTTGATACAGACATTACCGAGAAGAAACACTTAGAAGCACAATTATTTCGTGCCCAACGCCTGGAAAGTATAGGTACATTAGCTAGCGGCATCGCCCACGACCTCAATAATATTTTGACGCCAATTCTGGCAGGAGCGCAACTCCTACCACTGAAATTTCCCGATGCTGATGAACGGACTCTTCATCTATTAGAAATTTTGGAAATTAATGCTAAACGAGGAGCCGATTTAGTCAAGCAGGTGCTGTCGTTTGCACGAGGTGTAGAAGGTAAGCACATCACTTTGCAAATCAAACACTTAATTGTAGAAGTTGCCAAAATTCTCAAAGAAACCTTTCCAAAATTCATTGAAGTTGCTGTTGACATTCCACACGAATTATGGATGGTTTCTGGAGATAGTACCCAACTCCATCAAGTGCTGATGAATCTATGTGTTAATGCCCGCGATGCCATGCCTCATGGGGGTAAGTTAATTATTGCTGCCCAAAATCTATTTATTGATGAAAATTATGCACGGATGAACTTGGAAGCCAGCGTCGGGCCATATGTAGTGATGAGTGTTTCAGATACAGGAGTTGGAATTTCAGGAGAAATTTTCGATAGAATTTTTGAGCCATTTTTTACCACAAAACCAGTAGGACAAGGTACAGGATTGGGACTTTCTACCGTCATTGGGATTATTAAAAGCCACCGGGGTTTTGTGGATGTAGTGAGCGAGGTAGGACGTGGCACCTGCTTTAAGGTATATTTGCCAGCGGTGGGGGGAATGGAAACACCGAATACACAAGATTTATCACCACACACAGGACATGGTGAATTAATTTTAGTTGTGGAAGATGAACCCTCTATTCAAGATATTACTAAAACATCGCTGGAAACTCACCAATACCAAATTTTGATTGCTGGCGATGGCATTGAAGCGATCGGGCTATACGCAAAACATGCACAGGAAATCAGTGCTGTATTAATAGATTTAATGCTGCCTTTATTGGATGGTTTAACTGTTATCCGGACTTTGAAAAAAATTAACCCAGAGGTAAAAATTGTTGCTACCAGCGGACTTATGTCTAGAGAAAAGTTAGGGGCAGTGGATGATATCGGTGTCACTACCTTTTTACCAAAACCTTATACTGTTAATGAATTATTGCTGGCTTTACAGAAGGTACTCAACTATGAAGCGCAGGGATGA
- a CDS encoding response regulator encodes MPIEVLLVEDNPGDAQLTRIALEDSKISINLNVVEDGVEAMAFLRKQEKYAQVPHPDIVLLDLNLPRKDGREVLAEIKTDDNLKRIPVVVLTTSQAEEDVLRAYNLAANCYITKPVDFDQFVKIVQSIEHFWFAIVKLPPE; translated from the coding sequence ATGCCTATTGAGGTTTTGTTAGTAGAAGACAATCCAGGTGATGCCCAATTAACACGTATCGCCTTGGAAGATAGCAAAATCTCAATTAACCTGAATGTGGTCGAAGATGGTGTAGAGGCAATGGCATTTTTGCGGAAACAGGAAAAATATGCTCAAGTTCCCCACCCGGATATTGTACTGCTGGATTTAAACCTACCCAGAAAGGACGGGCGGGAAGTACTGGCAGAAATCAAAACTGATGACAATCTCAAGCGAATTCCGGTAGTTGTGCTGACAACTTCCCAAGCAGAAGAAGATGTTCTTAGGGCATATAATCTGGCTGCTAACTGTTATATAACTAAGCCAGTTGACTTCGATCAGTTCGTTAAAATTGTACAATCCATAGAACATTTTTGGTTTGCGATTGTAAAACTGCCACCGGAGTGA